Within the Salvia hispanica cultivar TCC Black 2014 chromosome 4, UniMelb_Shisp_WGS_1.0, whole genome shotgun sequence genome, the region CCTTGATAGGTTTTTGACCGTACTTCCTCCACGAGTATTCATCAGGAGGGATATCAGCTAAGTTACTGCTTGTAGCAGGTACCTTGATTGCCCTTTTAATCTTGTTTTTCCTGcaaaagaagaaacataaacatgGAGAGAAATCTTGCTATACAATTTGATCGAACACAAGCCATAAAGAGCACCTCTTCTTCGAGCAACGGCACCTACTACTGTCCCCACATTTCACACTCCCATCCTCTTCCCTCCCACAGCACCTTCTCTTGTGATGATAGGAGTCTTGATCTGACGAACCAATCAAACAGAACACGCTCCCATCCGTATTCGCAACACTGGCATCTACGCTCAACGAAGAAATAAATGACCTAGCAGACGACATGGCCGGAGTGAAGGTAGAGCCATTGGAATTCAGGCTAATTCCACTACTATTGGCGCGATACATCACCTCAgcctgctgctgctgctgctggaGCTGGATCTTCCGCTGATGATAATTAGCCGAAAACTGAGGTAGATTCTTCGTGCGTGAGCTCAATTCCAATGTGAGTGCACTGGGATCACTCTGAAGAGGATTCATTTGACTAAGGGAAGGTGGTTTTCGACACTGATCCTCTGTTTTAGCTACTGGATTCTCCAAGAACATATTTTGGGGGAATGGCGATTGAATTTTCTTCAATCTCCTCACTCTAGCATGACCACTACTGGAATTAAGGAGAGAGACAACTTTTCTGAACTTGCTCACAGCATCCCCTGTTTGATCCGAGAGATTTGCGTAGTGATTCTGAATTTGGGGATGGGACAAGAGATGAACGACTCTGTAACAGCTTTCAATTGCAGCACTATTTGCCCTCTCTACCTCTTCCATCGAGAATTGGGGgtcaaaaactaactaaaatGCAGTACTAATAAAACCCTAGTTCCCAAATCAGAACAGAACAAAATCCAGATAGCACCGAAAAGGCCTCCAAAGTGATGATTTGATTCGACGTACCTTGAGCAATCATGAATCCGACAAATTCAAAACCTCATAATCGGTAGAAATCAAACTTAAGCTATCCGTTGCAATCAGGATTCATGGCGATTGgcgagaagagagagaagggggGAAAACATAAGTGAAAAGTGAGGAAAAAGGGACCTTTTTTGTTAGATTTCTGGTGGAAAATGGCGTAATACCCATGAAATGATGACGGAGTAAAACGGATTGAAAGACGTGAAAGAGAAGACTCTGAGAATTTGGCTTTTGTGAACTCTCAAACCCAGAAAACAGATTGCGAAGGTGAAATCTTGGCTCCATTTTTAGCCTATTGAATTACTGTTcagctcaattaattaaactgGCTTTgaataagatttaaaataaaaattttcagGTTTTCGAATGTTGGGAAAATCGGtttcaattatataatatttgaaattgtaatgaaattaatatttttactcattgggaaataaatttaattaaaacatgtagcaaacaagaaagaattttaaaaagaggTGTTTTTTAGTGATTTTGAATTGTGGGTATTAAgtgatattattaataataatttaccTATGCTTCacgtttcattttattcactagtctatgattcattacaaaaatatttacataatttatgtaacaaCAAATCAGCGAAAATGGGTTTTGAACTATTTTTAAGATGAGTGAAGCATGGGGTAGAGTTTGCCAGTGAAACGAAGGAAACAGAGCCATTTCAACCTCAATACAAGGAATGAACCAAAATTCTTTGCATctaaattataagaaaatcaaACCATGTTTCACAAAATGTTTGGCCAGACGACGACGAAACGTAAGACTATTGCTGCttccttcctcttcctctcctGGCTGGCTGTGCTTCAGCTTGTTCTTTTCCACCACCTTCGGATATGTCGGCTGGAAAAAAGAGTTGCACAGTTTCCAAATTAGAGCACTCGTCTAAGATTATGAGAACGAACGAAACAGACCAAAGCAGAGCACACTCCTATCCCTATGCATATAAAGAAGTAACTAAGCAAGGAACGAAGCCAATCACTGAATGTTGTTTACTCAAGAATGTTGCTCAATAGTTTAAGACTTCAGGCATTAGATATGTTTACTCAAGAATGTTGTTTAGGCGAACAAAGCCAATCACGGAATCAATGCAAACAATATATAGATCACACTCCACAACATATTCACAATGAAAACAGAACAAATCACAGTATCTCACACATTTCACGAAAACACTTTTACCAGAGCAGAGCACAAAATATTAAGCACTGACACGAAATCTTCCACCTGAAGTGGACTATCAATGACTAAACGCATACCTCTACCCAATAAATGGTGACATCATCAACCTTGATTCTATATTTCTATGTGGCATTTTCCATAAAACAAATATCAGCAGTctattcaaaaattttctatataggagtatatatctGTACTATAATCGAGCTCTTTGCTTGTGCTGAAGGTTAACAGGGAAGGAAATAGCATCCCAATATCTGCAAATAATAGGTCTAAGAAATTTTGAGCATCATTATCTTCCTACCTCCATAATATTATTGGATCATCATAACTTGCTCATCCCTATATCTTAGTaccaaaatgtaaaataaaacaactgACAGCAGGAgttttctataaaataaaataattcaaaagaagaaagagatgCCAACAGACTTATCCAACAAAAAAGTTAGGAATGACCGTAGCACCATTAGGTAGGGAGATAGACATTCATTCTATCAGACTCTCAGAAGGCACATATGCAGTTGCTGAATATGAGACGTTATGGACCTTTTTTATAGTAGATAATCATGTAAAGCTACAAACATAAGTTTCAATCTTAACTTTGACACCACTTCTGAATTCACAAACACATAATCTACATAAATTGCGTCTATCTTGTGTCTGGAATTATTAACTTACATTACATGTGTAACAAATGCACCTACacaccaattttatattaacccTAAGCCCTAGATAAAGGCAGCTAGATTACAGTGAGACCCCCACTATTTGCTTCCTTACATTAAGAAGGAAGTGAATGGACACGCAGATGGAAAATAATGAGTCAAGAAAATACCATCAGGTCCCCGAGCCATCAAAGTAAAGAAGATGTTATTGAACTTCTCCATCTTCCTTGCATCCTGTGCTTGGTCTGTcttaaatttgatacactgaaagaaaagggaaaagaagtTACTGAATGTCGTTCCAGACTTACTGTATACGTTCTTATCTTAAGATTGTGGCAACGTATGTTAGAATGGGCAAAATACAAGTAGCCAGCCATATTCAgctaaatttcaaaatatcaaGCATCTTCAAGATAGTTTTTTAAACTAATCTATCAAGAAGTGCAAGGTGGGCTAATTTAGAAATAGATAATCACACTGGATCCATAACTAGCAAGAAAGATCTTTCGCCTTGTGGATGGTTAAGTATATATGACTAAAGGGATGAGTAAATCTGAGACAAAGAAAGGACCTACTCAAAATGATACATCCATACTCCAAATATTAACATCATAAGCATCCTGGCCTATTAGTGTAACATTCTAGTGCTAAAAAATGGAAGCTATAGACTGCAAGTAATATGCCACGTCGCTGTGAAAATTGAACAACTACAAAAGGAcgctaaaataaataaaactaacaaGATCAAATAAGATAGAAACtgataatataaaatcaacCAATACTCTTCCATCCCTATGAATGACTGAACTCTTATCCTATCAGCATGACAGATTCAGGGCAAACTACTACTGGAATGTCATAAGCCAACACAATTTTCGTATACTGCAGCCTGCAGCTGAGGTTCACCTAACCCATGTCAGAGGACACTTCTAGTGTGAACTATGAATAGAAAGTATAAATGTACAGGTACAGTTAGCCAATCACGACACCACCAAGAATGAAGTTGCATTTTACTCGCAAGGTTGATCGGAAATATCAATGcaaaacaaaatggaaaaaaggtactactacatttttaCTTTCTAAGGACATTGCTCAACATTTTGAAATTCTTTTAAACAGGAAACGTGACAAACTGGTTGAAATTGCACTTTCACTTATGCGTGCAACACCCCAAAAAACCTTCTGTGAGCGACATTAACTGAAAGACAATGCTGCTAAAACTTGTCCATTATAACATATACCAATAGAAACTTCCCTAAACATCTTCATCAATAAATACATCTTCAAGAGTAGCTGCATCAGTCTCAAAAGAGATAGACATCACATGATAATCATAGTAGGTAATCTACTACTATAACGCAAGGAAGCAATCAATTCAAGGGCTTGAGCATATTTAACATCAAAGCACTACATCAAAAACTCCAGAAGCAAAGGCATGAAAATTCTCTCACCAATTCGAATTAAAAAATCGAGTAACCATCGACAGCTAAACATTCTAACATTCGCCATCCAGAATTTcgaaaacaaacataaatgTCAAGTAGTATTATGAAACTTCACCTCTCTATCATCGGTGACCTTGAGAACCAATTTGCCATCACAATGCCTGTATTTCATGGCATAACGAGTCTGCGCGGCCAGCAAAGCGATAGCAGTGAGTGAGAGATCATGGAATCCAAATTAAACGAATGTAGCGTAGCTGAGTTGAAGAGAAATACCTTTTCGGGATCGGATCGGAACAATTGGACGGACTTTTCCACGAAATCATCCCACGATTCAATGTAAACCATGACAACAAAACTGAGAATTTCACCTTCTAAATCTGGTGTATGCGTCTAGGGTTAGAAATGGAATAGAACTATAGAAGTAAGAGAAGAATCGGAGTAGAACGCCGGGAGAATTATGCAGCTTTTTGGGcgtcaattttaattttactaaccactaattataagaaaatttaattttagtgccatttaaaaaatttggtgTTGGGATCGTAACATGACAtgttaataaataatcaaaatatatagggtaagaaaatatatcatttttttaaatacttatttatagatgatttaatcaatagaaatattaaaagttgTGATTAGTAAGCTATATAAACTTGATATAATCTGAcaagtatgatttttttttataaaaagaaacgAGTTAATGTCAAACCTAGTCTTGCTTTTTAAGATTGGGTTCGAGTGACCTTGATAATTAATAGATTACCATTACAATCATATTTGTTCTAATATTGTTTTCAACATCGAAAACGCAAGTCCTTTCCATTCCTAGTCTTCGTTTCGCTGCTACCAGTTTTgtgttatattttgataataatcCAACCTTATGATTTGTCAACCTGGATACAAATTACTAAAGTgagaataaaattgataaatttcatTGTCTAGAACACAATAccaattctaatttattttataaatgaatgaattacATAAACGGAGAGTTGTATGTAGCTAATGTAGATGCATTTTGGACAAAATTTTAGTCTATTTTACGTAAATAACCTAATGAGATTTATTAGACGAGTTTATCCTTCATATATTAGATAGATATTGAGTGCAGTTGTCAAGCCTATAACAGGCTTCTTATTATTCATTGTTcgatacattattttttatgtgtttcttgagtttttacttttagaaatgaatagtttgttttttttggttgttgTGGGGCTTTTAGAATTGTGAACCTTtgttttttaagaaatgtgaagatgTGAGTgctcttatttttttagcaTTAGGTTTAAACAAACGTgatgatattttgatttgaaaaaattagtaaaatgtaaatctcatttttatattggaGGATTCAATTTGggcattaaaattaattaaaatcatgtCTTCCTAATAAATTTGGTGATGGATATTGTTAATTGCCATAAACAAGGTAGAAGAACGTAAAATACATttgctcaattttttttaatgtaaaattgaaacGCTACATTTGAATTTAGTCTTAACGAGATAGATTTTTATCACGTCGATCCGATAATATCCACACGAttaataaaagcaaaaaacaAAGTTACagtaaatttcaaaattttaagatacaatcaattttattttattattattatttttttgtttagtatATAGATCTGTCTCAATCATGTTTTCTTCAATAGCAACAGTCAAAGTTATTTcattagaaaatgaaacacCTATTGACttatttagttagttaaaGTAGAAATTTTATTCTCCTTTAATTTAGATTTGAGAGAATTTCTTCTCTAATGGCGGAGGAGAGGTCTCAAACTCCCATCACCGACAAAGACGACCAACCGCAATCATCCAAAGGCAGCTGGGCCCAAGCCGCCTTCCACGTGGCCACCACCATCGCCACCCCCGCCGCCTACGCCCCTCTCCCCTTCGCCGTCGCCTCTCTCGGCTGGCCTCTCGGGGTGGTGAGTCTAGTTGGAGGGACTCTCTCCACATGGTATTCAAGTCTCCTCATTGCTTCCCTTTGGAGATGGGATGGCAACTCCCACACCACCTACACACTTCTTGCCAAATCCATCTATGGTTAGcattcttgatttttcaataaaatactctaccattttaatgcataattggtaaaataatagATTGAAAGACAAAGAGATTCGACtgttgttagtggagaatgaggaGAAAGAAATTGCCTGAAATCGAAGTTGCTATTTTCACGTGACaaccaaaaatggcaaaagtgtTACTGCCTATCTCTGTCCCAAATTATTTgcactatttctattttaagtaataatTTACGGTATTTAATTCAGTTTTCTCTTATTAAGTGTCCCCTTATTACACTTGAAAGGCTAATTATTCAATCCTTAATTTACGACCAAAAGAGAAAAGTGCTGAGTAGCATGGGATGGGGGAATCGATTACATATCAACACTAATATTGATAATATCCCTCTTCTTGAATCAAGGATCATGGGGTTACTGGTCTATTGCCTTTTTCCAGCAGGTGGCTTCTCTTGGTAACAACATAGCCATCCAAATTGCTGCTGGCAGCAGCCTCAAGGTAATAATGCCAATCTTGTTAATTACTTGTTGTTTAATTGTTGTTTCATTGTTTCCATCCATCTCTTTATGAATAGGCAGTGTACAAACACTATGATCCAAATGGTGGCTTGAAGCTGCAGCATTTCATAGTCTTCTTCGGTGGATTCGAGCTCGCCCTCTCTCAGTTCCCGGACATCCACTCGCTGAGGTGGCTGAACGCTCTCTGCACCCTGAGCACCATCGGCTTTGCCACCACTGTCATTGGGGTGACCGTGTATAGCGGTAGGTTCCAAATTCCAATTGGTATCTTTGGGAAGAAAACGCGCATTTTAGTGACCCTCGGTAGGCGTTGCAGGGACCAGGGGGGATCGGAGCATGGTCACGTATGGCTTGGATGGGAGCTCGTCTAAGAAGGTGTTTAGGCGCTTCAACGCGCTAGGAGCAATCGCCTTCTCGTTTGGAGATGCAATGCTCCCGGAGATACAAGTAACATACTTATATGGCTAGCCATCTCATCTTTGGTGCTTGTTTATGCATGTATTGTGTAGTTTCAAACTTATGTGTGTTTCTTGGTAGAGCACGGTGAGGGAGCCGGTGAAGGCGAATATGTACAAAGGCGTATCGTCTGCGTACTCTGTCATTGCTGTGACCTACTGGCAGATAGCGTTTCTGGGCTATTGGGCGTTTGGTGCGGGCGTTGAGCCTTATATCGTGGCTTCTCTGACGACGCCTCAATGGACTCTCGTCGTTGCCAATCTCTTTGCATTTGTTCAGATTCTGGGATGCTATCAGGTAATCAACTAGAAATGAGGTTGCATTATTCTTGAGATTCTTTGATTTGAACCATCATGTAGATTTACTGCAGGCCAACATATGCATACTTTGAAGGGATGGAGAACAGGCTCCGTGGCTGTGTGTATCGCCTTGTGTACACCTTTGCGTACGTTGCTCTGATAACGCTCGTTTCCTTAGCCATGCCGTTCTTTGGGGACTTTGTTTCTATATGTGGAGCTGTTGGCTTTACGCCCTTGGATTTTGTCTTCCCCGTTGTGGCTTACATGAAGGCGGGTAAGATGCCGAGGAGCAGGAATCTTCGCCTCCCATTGCTACTCTTCAACGCGGGTATTGCTGTCTGGTTTTCGATAGTTGCGGTGCTGGGTTGCGTCGGAGCAGTCAGATACATCATCCAGGATACTAGGACATACAACTTCTTTCATGATATGTGAAACACACTAAGCATACACAACTTTGTTTGTATCAAacttacatgtttaaatgcaCTTTCCAATATAATCTTTTTCCAATATAATCTTCTTCTTGATTAGTTTTATTAGTTAGCAGTATATGTTTCTTGTTGATTTCATTATGACAAGGCAATAATGgtataattaaatccaatcAAATTCTCATTAGAGCAGTATTTCAAAACCAAATGATATAAACAAAGGAGTAAAATTTACTGAGATGTGCATTTTATCGCAGTCATTTTAAGTTGGGCCAACTCAATATTTTCTACTTGGGccgtttcaattaattattttggacGGCTTCCTTAACCTTTAGCTTTGGGCTGATTAAATAAAGGTTGAGCATTTTAGCGAATGATTGGACTGTTTAAAGTAAATTCGGAAacggtattattttataaatttatttaagagtaaaggtcaattttgatcctaaacatatgaccgaAAAATACATTTgttccaaaatatttatttttttaaaaacagatccataacaaaatgaaatcattGTCGAAGTGATCCTTTTTTTACGGTCTCGTGTAAAAACTAACAGTCATGCCCCTATGCAATTagcgttgaccgttagttttttgacgGAACAATAAAAGAATGACTACTTCggtgatattttcatttattatgaaacctatttttcaaaaaatgaacgttttggaataaattaatatttgtagTCATATGTTTAGTACCAAAATTAacctttattctttatttaactttcccaaaaaatagttaatgGAATTAATTCTCGACTGAAACTAAAAGAAtttctaaagataaaaaaaaggaattaaatAGCATGCATTCTAGTAGTTACTAGattaaggaaattaaactaaatgtTTGCGGTTAGAGTTAATTATGAGAATTGGATCCGATTAAAGTTATGAGATTTGGGGAAAGAGGAGTGGTTTTGGGCCAAAATAGCTATGTGTCTATTGGACCAACTATTTTAGTTGATAATGGAATAGAGATTTGGGCTAATAAACACTTATTGTTGTTTCTTACCAGAATCAAGATTGccataaaatgatttttcttaCGCgatatatatctattttttacaaaataaaataaaattctttgTATATAAGTAATAtcttaattaagtaatttctATAATATAGGAAAAATCATTCTTTTTAGTTCATGACTATCAATTTGATCTCTATATCAATCGCTATACTTTGTTTATCCT harbors:
- the LOC125222747 gene encoding probable WRKY transcription factor 21, with protein sequence MEEVERANSAAIESCYRVVHLLSHPQIQNHYANLSDQTGDAVSKFRKVVSLLNSSSGHARVRRLKKIQSPFPQNMFLENPVAKTEDQCRKPPSLSQMNPLQSDPSALTLELSSRTKNLPQFSANYHQRKIQLQQQQQQAEVMYRANSSGISLNSNGSTFTPAMSSARSFISSLSVDASVANTDGSVFCLIGSSDQDSYHHKRRCCGREEDGSVKCGDSSRCRCSKKRKNKIKRAIKVPATSSNLADIPPDEYSWRKYGQKPIKGSPHPRGYYKCSTMRGCPARKHVERCVEDSTMIIVTYEGEHNHPNLPSQSANT
- the LOC125222748 gene encoding signal recognition particle 9 kDa protein-like → MVYIESWDDFVEKSVQLFRSDPEKTRYAMKYRHCDGKLVLKVTDDRECIKFKTDQAQDARKMEKFNNIFFTLMARGPDADISEGGGKEQAEAQPARRGRGRKQQ
- the LOC125219786 gene encoding GABA transporter 1-like isoform X3, whose product is MAEERSQTPITDKDDQPQSSKGSWAQAAFHVATTIATPAAYAPLPFAVASLGWPLGVVSLVGGTLSTWYSSLLIASLWRWDGNSHTTYTLLAKSIYGSWGYWSIAFFQQVASLGNNIAIQIAAGSSLKAVYKHYDPNGGLKLQHFIVFFGGFELALSQFPDIHSLRWLNALCTLSTIGFATTVIGVTVYSGTRGDRSMVTYGLDGSSSKKVFRRFNALGAIAFSFGDAMLPEIQSTVREPVKANMYKGVSSAYSVIAVTYWQIAFLGYWAFGAGVEPYIVASLTTPQWTLVVANLFAFVQILGCYQANICIL
- the LOC125219786 gene encoding GABA transporter 1-like isoform X1, producing MAEERSQTPITDKDDQPQSSKGSWAQAAFHVATTIATPAAYAPLPFAVASLGWPLGVVSLVGGTLSTWYSSLLIASLWRWDGNSHTTYTLLAKSIYGSWGYWSIAFFQQVASLGNNIAIQIAAGSSLKAVYKHYDPNGGLKLQHFIVFFGGFELALSQFPDIHSLRWLNALCTLSTIGFATTVIGVTVYSGTRGDRSMVTYGLDGSSSKKVFRRFNALGAIAFSFGDAMLPEIQSTVREPVKANMYKGVSSAYSVIAVTYWQIAFLGYWAFGAGVEPYIVASLTTPQWTLVVANLFAFVQILGCYQIYCRPTYAYFEGMENRLRGCVYRLVYTFAYVALITLVSLAMPFFGDFVSICGAVGFTPLDFVFPVVAYMKAGKMPRSRNLRLPLLLFNAGIAVWFSIVAVLGCVGAVRYIIQDTRTYNFFHDM
- the LOC125219786 gene encoding GABA transporter 1-like isoform X2, which produces MATPTPPTHFLPNPSMQVASLGNNIAIQIAAGSSLKAVYKHYDPNGGLKLQHFIVFFGGFELALSQFPDIHSLRWLNALCTLSTIGFATTVIGVTVYSGTRGDRSMVTYGLDGSSSKKVFRRFNALGAIAFSFGDAMLPEIQSTVREPVKANMYKGVSSAYSVIAVTYWQIAFLGYWAFGAGVEPYIVASLTTPQWTLVVANLFAFVQILGCYQIYCRPTYAYFEGMENRLRGCVYRLVYTFAYVALITLVSLAMPFFGDFVSICGAVGFTPLDFVFPVVAYMKAGKMPRSRNLRLPLLLFNAGIAVWFSIVAVLGCVGAVRYIIQDTRTYNFFHDM